The Niallia alba genome includes a window with the following:
- a CDS encoding pyruvate, water dikinase regulatory protein: MTERQIIYVVSDSVGETAELVTKAAISQFSGHNVNVLIKRFPFVEDKSNIHEVVMQAKLEHGMIAYTLVKPEIRNYMSELARQEGVYACDIIGPIIDQFQVLWGKTPLYEPGLVRKLDEDYFKKVEAIEFAVKYDDGRDPRGLEKADIILIGVSRTSKTPLSQFLAHKRVKVANVPIVPEVDPPKELFEVPASKCFALKISPTKLNNIRKERLISLGLSDQASYAQIERIKEELTYFEDIVNRIGCPVIDVTNKAVEETANIIHNLYYRSKYNANN, encoded by the coding sequence ATGACTGAAAGACAAATTATTTATGTTGTATCTGATTCAGTTGGAGAAACAGCTGAACTTGTAACAAAAGCGGCGATCAGCCAATTTTCAGGACATAATGTAAATGTGTTAATTAAAAGGTTCCCATTTGTGGAAGATAAATCAAATATTCATGAGGTAGTTATGCAAGCAAAATTAGAACATGGAATGATTGCTTATACACTTGTCAAACCAGAAATTCGCAATTACATGAGTGAGTTAGCTCGTCAAGAGGGCGTGTATGCATGCGATATAATTGGTCCGATTATTGATCAATTTCAAGTGTTATGGGGAAAGACTCCTTTATATGAACCAGGACTAGTTCGAAAATTGGATGAAGACTATTTTAAAAAAGTCGAAGCGATTGAATTTGCTGTGAAATATGATGATGGCAGGGATCCAAGAGGGCTAGAAAAGGCAGATATTATATTAATTGGTGTTTCTCGAACTTCCAAAACACCTCTTTCTCAATTTTTAGCACATAAAAGAGTCAAAGTAGCAAATGTTCCAATTGTACCCGAGGTTGATCCACCAAAAGAATTATTTGAAGTTCCAGCAAGTAAATGTTTTGCATTAAAAATAAGTCCGACAAAATTAAACAATATAAGAAAAGAACGTCTTATCTCCCTTGGGTTAAGTGACCAAGCAAGCTATGCGCAAATTGAAAGAATAAAAGAAGAGTTAACCTATTTTGAGGATATTGTTAATCGTATCGGCTGTCCAGTTATTGATGTAACAAATAAAGCTGTGGAGGAAACAGCGAATATTATTCATAATTTGTACTATCGCTCCAAGTATAATGCAAATAATTAA
- a CDS encoding helix-turn-helix transcriptional regulator — translation MELNKRQEKIIEIVKENGPITGEHIADKLNLTRATLRPDLAILTMAGFLDARPRVGYFYTGKNSEKLVIDNIRNILVKDYFSHPVVVHENSSVYDAIVIMFTEDVGTIFVVDENSTLTGVVSRKDLLRASIGKQELNSLPVAIIMTRMPNVTYCFKEDILVEVGCKLMDREIDALPVVEKTESGLLVIGRVSKTNITRAFVDLSNNHKGTVEEHND, via the coding sequence ATCGAACTGAATAAACGTCAAGAAAAAATAATTGAAATAGTAAAAGAAAATGGTCCGATTACAGGTGAGCATATTGCAGATAAATTAAATTTAACAAGAGCTACCCTTCGACCAGATTTAGCGATATTAACAATGGCTGGCTTTTTAGATGCAAGACCTCGTGTAGGATATTTCTATACTGGCAAAAACTCAGAAAAGTTAGTGATAGATAATATCCGAAATATATTAGTGAAAGATTATTTTTCACACCCAGTAGTGGTTCATGAAAATTCCTCTGTCTATGATGCGATTGTAATTATGTTTACAGAAGATGTTGGAACCATTTTTGTCGTTGATGAAAACTCCACCTTAACTGGGGTGGTTTCCCGCAAAGATCTGTTGCGTGCAAGCATAGGTAAACAAGAGTTAAATTCTTTACCTGTGGCGATTATTATGACTAGAATGCCCAATGTCACGTATTGTTTTAAAGAAGATATATTAGTGGAAGTTGGCTGCAAGTTAATGGATCGAGAAATTGATGCACTGCCAGTCGTAGAAAAAACAGAAAGTGGTCTTCTTGTGATAGGAAGAGTTTCGAAGACAAATATTACTAGAGCGTTTGTAGACTTATCTAACAATCATAAAGGAACTGTGGAGGAACATAATGACTGA
- the glyS gene encoding glycine--tRNA ligase subunit beta, producing MNKRDLLLEIGLEEMPARFISASILSLKEKMEAWLAEKQLGYTSVQAFSSPRRLALLVAGLDESQQDMEEEAKGPAKRIAQNEAGEWSKAAEGFTRGQGLTVENIYFKEINGVEYAHVKKFIKGKQTSELLLELKDLILSLTFPKNMRWANNDLRYIRPIKWIIALFGEEIIPFSITNVETSNESRGHRFLGGEIVFTNPSDYEKKMLAQYVMVNAIERKEAIVSQIKKLEEENNWIIPIDEDLLEEVTNLVEYPTALYGTFEASFLDLPTEVLITSMKEHQRYFPVKSKEGELLPYFVTVRNGDHQHLDKVAKGNEKVLRARLADAAFFYKEDQKLMIDELLKKLEAIVYHEEIGTLAEKVARVRLIASKLSEELHLTTEEKQDVDRAAQIAKFDLVTNMVYEFPELQGLMGERYALQKGEKESVAKAINEHYMPRHADDETAPSNVGAVLALAEKLDTIVSFFSIGLVPTGSQDPYALRRQATGIVQTLMDKNWSISIEQLVELAIKAMPNTSKVTGKDLVESVLSFFKLRVKHILQEHGIRYDMIDAILADKIGGAAQVLKKAKVLELHKEDANFKEGIEALSRIINISNKATTISTVDPSLFENEYESELYNRFTAVKEKIKTDVSEEEYFQLLFSLQDAISAYFDHTMVMADDEKIKENRLNLMVEIANSIKGFAGVNEIIVK from the coding sequence ATGAATAAGAGAGACTTATTATTGGAGATTGGTTTAGAAGAAATGCCAGCACGCTTTATCTCTGCAAGTATTCTGTCCCTAAAGGAGAAGATGGAGGCTTGGCTTGCTGAGAAGCAATTAGGATATACTTCTGTTCAGGCTTTTTCTTCTCCTCGTAGATTAGCACTTCTTGTTGCTGGTTTAGATGAATCACAACAAGATATGGAAGAAGAAGCAAAAGGTCCTGCTAAACGTATTGCTCAGAACGAAGCTGGCGAATGGTCTAAGGCAGCTGAAGGTTTTACAAGAGGGCAAGGGTTAACCGTAGAAAATATTTATTTTAAAGAGATAAATGGTGTTGAATACGCTCATGTTAAAAAGTTTATTAAAGGGAAACAAACAAGTGAATTGTTACTAGAATTAAAAGATTTGATTCTAAGTTTAACATTCCCGAAAAATATGCGCTGGGCAAATAATGATTTACGCTATATACGTCCAATTAAATGGATTATCGCATTATTTGGAGAAGAAATTATTCCATTCTCAATTACTAATGTGGAGACCTCTAACGAATCACGTGGTCATCGTTTCTTAGGTGGAGAAATAGTATTTACTAATCCATCTGATTATGAGAAGAAAATGTTGGCTCAGTATGTGATGGTTAATGCAATAGAACGGAAAGAGGCAATTGTTTCGCAAATAAAAAAATTAGAAGAAGAAAACAATTGGATTATTCCAATCGACGAAGACTTATTAGAGGAAGTTACCAATTTAGTTGAGTATCCAACTGCGTTATACGGTACTTTTGAAGCGTCCTTTTTAGACTTGCCTACAGAAGTATTAATTACTAGTATGAAAGAACATCAACGCTATTTTCCTGTTAAATCGAAGGAAGGAGAGTTATTGCCTTACTTTGTAACCGTTCGTAATGGAGACCATCAACACCTAGACAAAGTTGCAAAAGGAAATGAAAAAGTATTAAGAGCGAGACTTGCGGATGCTGCATTCTTCTATAAAGAAGATCAAAAATTAATGATAGACGAACTTCTTAAAAAATTAGAAGCAATTGTTTATCATGAAGAGATTGGTACTTTAGCAGAAAAAGTAGCTCGTGTACGATTGATTGCTTCCAAGTTATCGGAAGAACTACATTTAACTACAGAAGAAAAACAAGATGTTGATAGAGCAGCACAAATTGCTAAGTTTGATCTCGTAACAAATATGGTCTATGAATTCCCAGAATTACAAGGATTGATGGGAGAGCGTTATGCCCTGCAAAAGGGAGAAAAAGAGTCAGTAGCTAAGGCTATTAACGAACATTATATGCCACGCCATGCTGATGATGAAACAGCTCCAAGCAATGTCGGGGCAGTGCTTGCATTAGCAGAAAAATTAGATACAATTGTTTCATTCTTTAGTATTGGATTAGTACCAACAGGTTCACAAGACCCTTATGCACTAAGAAGACAGGCAACAGGGATTGTGCAGACTCTTATGGATAAAAATTGGAGTATTTCTATTGAGCAATTAGTTGAACTTGCGATAAAAGCAATGCCTAATACTTCAAAAGTTACTGGTAAGGACTTAGTAGAATCAGTTCTTTCATTCTTTAAATTACGCGTGAAGCATATTTTACAAGAACATGGTATCCGATATGATATGATAGATGCAATATTAGCAGATAAAATCGGTGGAGCTGCACAGGTCTTAAAAAAAGCAAAAGTTTTGGAGCTTCATAAAGAAGATGCTAATTTTAAAGAAGGAATAGAAGCACTAAGCCGAATTATCAATATCTCTAATAAAGCAACAACGATTTCAACGGTCGATCCAAGTTTATTTGAAAACGAATATGAAAGTGAACTATATAATCGTTTTACAGCTGTTAAGGAAAAAATCAAGACAGATGTAAGCGAAGAAGAGTACTTCCAATTATTATTCTCGTTACAAGACGCAATCTCCGCATACTTTGACCATACTATGGTTATGGCTGATGATGAGAAGATTAAAGAAAATCGATTAAATCTGATGGTGGAGATAGCAAATTCTATTAAAGGATTTGCTGGCGTAAACGAAATAATTGTAAAGTAG
- the glyQ gene encoding glycine--tRNA ligase subunit alpha, which yields MNIQNMILTLQKHWSDYGCILMQAYDVEKGAGTMSPYTFLRAIGPEPWNVAYVEPSRRPADGRYGENPNRLYQHHQFQVIMKPSPDNIQELYLDSLRALGINPLEHDIRFVEDNWENPSLGCAGLGWEVWLDGMEITQFTYFQQVGGMECKPVSVEITYGIERLASYIQDKENVFDLEWTDGFTVKDIFYQPEFEHSKYTFETSDTEMLFNLFSIYEKEAHRQMDEGLVHPAYDYVLKCSHVFNLLDAKGAISVTERTGYIGRCRNLARKVAKTFYEEREKLGFPILKSKEGESHE from the coding sequence ATGAATATTCAAAACATGATTTTAACATTGCAAAAACATTGGTCTGATTATGGCTGTATTCTTATGCAGGCTTACGATGTAGAAAAAGGGGCAGGAACAATGAGCCCATATACTTTTTTAAGAGCGATTGGTCCTGAGCCATGGAATGTGGCATATGTGGAGCCATCTAGAAGACCAGCAGATGGAAGATATGGAGAAAATCCAAACCGTTTATATCAACATCATCAATTTCAAGTAATTATGAAGCCGTCTCCAGATAATATTCAAGAATTATACTTAGATTCTTTAAGAGCATTAGGAATTAATCCACTTGAGCATGATATCCGTTTTGTAGAGGATAACTGGGAGAATCCCTCTTTAGGCTGTGCTGGGCTGGGCTGGGAAGTATGGCTTGATGGCATGGAGATCACTCAATTTACTTATTTCCAACAAGTTGGTGGTATGGAATGTAAGCCAGTGTCTGTTGAAATAACATATGGGATTGAGCGATTAGCGTCCTACATTCAAGATAAAGAAAATGTTTTTGATTTAGAATGGACAGATGGGTTTACGGTTAAAGATATATTTTATCAACCAGAATTCGAACATAGTAAATATACATTTGAAACATCTGATACAGAAATGCTCTTTAACTTATTTTCTATTTATGAAAAAGAAGCACATAGACAAATGGACGAGGGGCTAGTACATCCTGCATATGACTATGTTTTAAAATGCTCTCATGTTTTCAACCTATTGGATGCTAAAGGAGCAATTTCTGTTACGGAAAGAACTGGTTACATTGGAAGATGTAGAAATTTAGCGCGTAAAGTTGCAAAAACATTCTACGAAGAAAGAGAAAAGTTAGGATTCCCAATTTTAAAAAGCAAGGAGGGAGAAAGTCATGAATAA
- the recO gene encoding DNA repair protein RecO — MLEKCEGIVIRSIDYSESNKIVTLYTREWGKVGVMARGAKKPNSRLSAVTQPFVYGYFLVQRSSGLGLLQQGDIISSMRGLKEDIFLTAYASYIVELTDKCTEEKKPNPFHFELLFQTLNYMNEEYDPEILVNIYELKMLNSLGLYPTLDRCVFCGATEGHFSFSIREGGLICHQCLEKDPYHYKVSQATVKLLRVFYYMDISRLGSISVKESTKKELSMIIDAYYEEYSGLYLKSKKFIQSMKNLGDAFT, encoded by the coding sequence ATGCTGGAAAAGTGTGAAGGGATCGTAATTAGATCAATTGACTATAGTGAATCCAATAAAATAGTAACTCTTTATACGAGAGAATGGGGAAAGGTTGGGGTAATGGCTAGAGGTGCCAAAAAGCCAAACAGCAGACTTTCAGCTGTAACCCAACCTTTTGTCTATGGTTATTTTCTTGTCCAGCGTAGTAGTGGATTAGGACTTTTGCAGCAAGGCGATATTATTTCTAGCATGCGTGGATTAAAAGAAGATATTTTTCTTACTGCATATGCTAGTTATATAGTCGAGCTTACGGATAAGTGTACAGAGGAAAAAAAGCCAAATCCGTTTCATTTTGAATTATTGTTTCAAACTTTAAACTATATGAATGAAGAATATGATCCGGAAATATTAGTGAATATTTATGAGCTGAAAATGTTAAACAGTTTAGGGTTATATCCAACATTAGATCGTTGCGTTTTTTGTGGGGCAACCGAAGGCCATTTTTCTTTCTCGATTCGGGAAGGTGGGCTGATTTGTCATCAATGCTTGGAAAAAGATCCATATCATTATAAGGTTTCCCAGGCTACGGTAAAGCTTCTCCGCGTTTTTTATTATATGGATATTTCACGTCTAGGAAGTATCTCAGTGAAAGAGTCAACTAAGAAAGAGCTTAGTATGATTATTGATGCTTATTATGAAGAGTATTCTGGTTTGTATTTGAAATCCAAAAAATTTATTCAATCAATGAAAAATTTAGGGGATGCTTTTACATAA
- a CDS encoding YqzL family protein: MLDFTWKVFSQTGNIDTYLLFKELEKANHEIPGMKEEELAELDYPIS; this comes from the coding sequence ATGTTAGACTTTACCTGGAAAGTTTTTTCCCAAACAGGTAACATTGATACTTATCTACTTTTTAAAGAATTAGAAAAGGCTAATCATGAAATACCAGGAATGAAAGAAGAGGAACTAGCAGAACTTGATTATCCCATCTCATAG
- the era gene encoding GTPase Era, which produces MNINNQTEHKSGFISIIGRPNVGKSTFLNRVIGQKIAIMSDKPQTTRNKVQGVLTTDDAQLIFIDTPGIHKPKHRLGDFMMKVAQNTLKEVDLILFMVNAEEGFGKGEEFILEKFQTVKTPIFLVINKIDTIHPDQLFTIIESYKEKYPFKEIIPISALEGNNVETLLTQIKKYLPEGPQYYPADQVTDHPERFIVSELIREKALHLTREEIPHSLAVVMEKMERKSNDVINVMATIIVERDSQKGIIIGKQGSMLKEIGKRARIDIENLLGNKVYLELWVKVQKDWRNKMTQLRDFGFREDEY; this is translated from the coding sequence ATGAACATAAATAATCAAACAGAACATAAATCAGGATTTATATCTATTATTGGAAGACCGAATGTAGGGAAATCCACTTTTTTGAATCGTGTTATCGGTCAAAAAATTGCTATTATGAGCGACAAGCCACAAACAACTAGAAACAAAGTGCAAGGTGTATTAACAACAGATGATGCGCAGCTTATTTTCATCGATACACCGGGAATTCACAAGCCTAAACATAGACTCGGCGATTTTATGATGAAGGTTGCTCAGAATACGCTTAAAGAAGTGGATTTAATTCTCTTTATGGTGAATGCTGAAGAAGGGTTTGGTAAAGGAGAAGAATTTATTCTTGAAAAATTCCAAACAGTAAAGACACCGATATTCCTAGTTATTAATAAAATTGATACCATTCACCCAGATCAATTATTTACAATCATAGAATCTTATAAAGAAAAGTATCCGTTTAAAGAAATTATTCCTATCTCTGCTTTAGAAGGAAATAATGTGGAAACATTGTTGACGCAAATTAAGAAATATTTGCCAGAAGGGCCGCAATATTATCCAGCAGATCAAGTAACAGATCATCCGGAACGCTTTATCGTTTCTGAATTAATAAGAGAAAAAGCACTCCATTTAACGAGAGAAGAAATCCCTCATTCCCTTGCCGTAGTCATGGAGAAAATGGAGAGAAAATCAAATGATGTTATCAATGTGATGGCAACAATTATCGTGGAACGTGATTCTCAAAAGGGGATTATTATCGGCAAACAAGGTAGTATGCTGAAAGAAATCGGAAAAAGGGCAAGAATCGATATCGAAAATCTTCTTGGAAATAAAGTATATTTAGAGTTATGGGTGAAAGTCCAAAAAGACTGGCGTAATAAAATGACTCAGCTTCGTGATTTTGGATTTAGAGAAGACGAATATTAA
- a CDS encoding cytidine deaminase has translation MKKQLKEKRDFMKVELLMDEAKLAREKAYVPYSKFKVGAALLSENGTVYHGCNIENAAYSMANCAERTALFKAVSEGDTTFKKLVVVADTDGPVSPCGACRQVISELCPKDMEVVLTNLKGDVKTLTVAELLPGAFSPEDLNEHK, from the coding sequence ATGAAAAAACAGCTAAAAGAAAAGAGGGATTTTATGAAAGTGGAACTTCTAATGGATGAAGCTAAGCTTGCTCGTGAGAAAGCATATGTACCATATTCAAAATTTAAGGTAGGCGCTGCTCTTCTTTCAGAAAATGGAACCGTTTATCATGGGTGTAATATTGAAAACGCAGCCTATAGCATGGCAAATTGCGCTGAAAGAACAGCGTTGTTTAAAGCTGTTTCAGAAGGTGATACTACTTTTAAGAAGTTAGTTGTCGTTGCTGATACAGACGGTCCAGTTTCTCCGTGTGGAGCATGCAGACAAGTAATTTCTGAATTATGTCCAAAAGATATGGAAGTAGTATTAACCAATTTAAAAGGCGATGTAAAAACATTGACAGTCGCAGAATTATTACCAGGAGCATTTTCACCGGAGGATTTAAATGAACATAAATAA
- a CDS encoding diacylglycerol kinase family protein: protein MSSDYKDKRIRKNSQLSSFRLAVLGILTAIKQERNVKIHLVISILVIILGILNDLSKHEWMFIAFCIGLVISLELINTAIERVVDLVTSEYHPLAKEAKDIAAGAVFVAAILSVVIGGVIFIPKILQAIMS, encoded by the coding sequence ATGAGTTCGGATTACAAAGATAAAAGGATTCGAAAGAACAGTCAATTATCCTCCTTCCGCCTAGCTGTTTTAGGAATACTAACTGCTATTAAACAAGAAAGAAATGTAAAGATTCATTTGGTAATATCTATTCTTGTTATTATATTAGGTATTTTAAATGATTTATCGAAACATGAGTGGATGTTCATTGCGTTTTGTATTGGGTTAGTCATTAGTTTGGAGCTGATAAATACTGCTATTGAACGAGTAGTAGATCTGGTTACAAGTGAATATCATCCATTGGCAAAAGAGGCAAAGGATATAGCGGCAGGTGCCGTATTTGTAGCAGCAATTCTTTCTGTGGTGATTGGTGGAGTTATTTTTATCCCGAAAATACTACAAGCTATAATGAGCTAG
- the ybeY gene encoding rRNA maturation RNase YbeY — MNLEIDFIDETEKVKESERTKINDLLQFAAKKQNLQGEIELSITFVHNEQIQEINREYREKDQPTDVISFALEELGEGEIQLVGEGLPRMLGDIVISIDKAEEQAKEYGHSYMRELGFLSVHGFLHLLGYDHMTEEEEKVMFTLQKDILDEFGLQR, encoded by the coding sequence ATGAATTTAGAAATTGATTTTATTGATGAAACGGAAAAAGTAAAGGAAAGTGAAAGAACAAAGATTAATGATCTTCTTCAATTTGCAGCTAAAAAACAAAACCTGCAAGGAGAAATTGAGCTTTCCATCACTTTTGTTCATAATGAGCAAATTCAAGAAATAAATAGGGAATACAGAGAAAAGGATCAACCGACAGATGTCATTTCTTTTGCACTTGAGGAATTAGGAGAAGGCGAGATTCAGTTGGTTGGGGAAGGTCTTCCTAGAATGTTAGGCGATATTGTCATTTCTATCGATAAAGCGGAGGAACAGGCAAAGGAATATGGTCATTCATATATGCGAGAACTTGGATTTTTATCTGTTCATGGCTTTTTGCACTTGCTAGGATATGACCATATGACAGAAGAAGAAGAAAAAGTGATGTTTACTCTACAAAAGGATATATTAGATGAGTTCGGATTACAAAGATAA
- a CDS encoding HD family phosphohydrolase, whose protein sequence is MSVWQRMSNNVIKLMNITLFKIILFVLIGVILFFTLYGNVKPEKLNVQLFSVADQTIRSPITVEDKESTEKKKEEAKNQVQDVYVVNKEIAQNRVDLISSIFDSVTEVNNEVEKELEEKKKKAEEEDKDKDSIKEPSVDEKVELLKGKLTNEVTNEIMDRSLKSLIPYSEDQLEIAKDITVTAIHTVMNGKIPSDEVENAKKRVEDILKVNDGLTSDLKSASIDLGRFAIIQNEFYDPTATEEMRQQAVDSVEPIRVLQGQVLVEEGQLISREIHRQLELVGLLDSDNSIQPFIGLGLIILSILAALYFYTFKRISKEKEKNIQFYLMFFLVLSVTIVLMKTISMFQQFEYTEIGYIFPAAMAVMLIKILMEEKSAMLVTIILAICGMIMFNEGVAGTFNVGMGIYIIASGLAGTLFLNKRNQRNNILYAGFFISFINIVTILAILYLQNGHYGAKEYGVFILLAIISGISSAVLTIGFLPFLETGFGVLSTIKLIELSNPNHPLLRKILTEAPGTYHHSVMVANLAESACEAIGANGLLARVGCYYHDIGKTKRPHFFIENQMNMGNPHDRIPPQASKNIIIAHATDGAELLRKYKMPKEIVDIAEQHHGTSLLKYFYYKAREKGGEVKAHDYRYPGPKAQTREVAIIGIADSVEAAVRSLNAPTTDQIDSLIKNIISDRLQDGQLDECDLTLKELEIVRNTLSETLKGIFHSRIEYPEMKK, encoded by the coding sequence ATGAGCGTTTGGCAGAGAATGAGTAATAACGTAATAAAACTAATGAATATTACCCTTTTTAAAATAATTCTATTTGTTTTAATTGGTGTTATTCTATTCTTTACACTGTATGGAAATGTAAAGCCGGAAAAATTAAACGTACAGCTATTTTCTGTTGCAGATCAAACGATTCGTTCACCAATCACGGTGGAAGATAAAGAAAGTACAGAAAAAAAGAAAGAAGAAGCAAAAAATCAAGTACAGGACGTATATGTTGTTAATAAAGAAATAGCGCAAAATCGTGTGGATTTAATATCATCCATATTTGATTCAGTGACGGAAGTAAATAATGAAGTAGAAAAAGAATTGGAAGAAAAAAAGAAAAAAGCAGAAGAAGAGGATAAGGACAAAGATTCGATAAAAGAGCCATCTGTTGATGAGAAGGTCGAATTGCTAAAGGGAAAACTAACCAATGAAGTGACGAACGAAATAATGGATCGATCTTTAAAATCACTTATTCCTTATTCAGAAGATCAATTAGAAATAGCAAAAGATATTACAGTTACAGCGATACATACAGTCATGAATGGAAAGATTCCTTCTGACGAGGTTGAGAATGCGAAAAAAAGAGTGGAGGATATTTTAAAGGTTAATGATGGTTTAACATCTGATTTAAAAAGTGCAAGTATCGACTTAGGAAGATTTGCCATTATTCAAAATGAGTTTTATGATCCGACTGCGACTGAAGAGATGCGTCAGCAAGCTGTGGATAGCGTTGAGCCGATAAGAGTCCTTCAAGGTCAAGTTCTTGTAGAAGAAGGTCAATTAATTAGCAGGGAAATACATAGGCAGCTTGAGCTTGTTGGATTGTTGGATAGTGATAATTCGATTCAGCCCTTTATTGGTTTAGGTTTAATTATATTATCCATACTAGCTGCTTTATATTTTTATACATTCAAAAGAATATCAAAGGAAAAAGAGAAAAATATTCAATTTTATTTAATGTTCTTTCTAGTATTAAGTGTAACGATTGTCCTCATGAAAACGATAAGTATGTTTCAACAGTTTGAATATACAGAGATTGGTTATATATTTCCGGCTGCAATGGCTGTGATGCTAATTAAAATATTAATGGAAGAGAAATCAGCCATGTTGGTAACCATTATTCTTGCCATTTGTGGAATGATTATGTTTAATGAAGGCGTTGCTGGAACTTTTAACGTTGGAATGGGAATATATATTATTGCGAGTGGTTTGGCAGGAACGTTATTTTTAAATAAAAGGAATCAGCGAAACAATATTCTTTATGCAGGATTCTTTATTTCTTTCATTAACATTGTTACGATATTAGCGATTTTATATTTGCAAAATGGCCATTATGGTGCAAAAGAATATGGCGTGTTCATTTTATTGGCTATTATATCAGGAATTAGCTCTGCTGTTTTAACAATTGGTTTCCTTCCATTTCTTGAAACAGGCTTTGGAGTTCTTTCAACAATCAAGTTAATTGAGCTCTCCAATCCAAATCATCCGTTATTGCGAAAAATTTTAACAGAGGCACCTGGTACCTATCATCATAGTGTTATGGTTGCTAATTTAGCAGAATCAGCATGCGAGGCGATTGGAGCCAATGGCTTACTAGCAAGAGTAGGTTGCTATTATCATGATATTGGCAAAACAAAAAGGCCGCATTTCTTTATTGAAAATCAAATGAATATGGGGAATCCCCATGACCGCATCCCGCCTCAAGCAAGTAAAAATATTATAATTGCCCATGCAACGGATGGCGCGGAATTATTAAGAAAATATAAAATGCCAAAAGAAATAGTCGATATTGCTGAGCAGCACCATGGAACCTCTTTATTAAAATATTTTTATTATAAGGCAAGAGAAAAGGGTGGAGAGGTAAAAGCACATGATTACCGTTATCCTGGACCGAAGGCGCAGACACGAGAAGTAGCAATTATCGGGATTGCAGATAGTGTGGAAGCAGCCGTAAGAAGTTTAAATGCGCCAACTACGGATCAAATTGATTCATTAATTAAAAATATTATTTCTGATCGTTTACAAGATGGACAATTGGACGAATGTGATTTAACATTAAAGGAATTAGAAATTGTTCGAAATACATTAAGTGAAACATTAAAAGGGATTTTTCATTCACGAATCGAATATCCTGAAATGAAAAAGTAA